From one Lycium ferocissimum isolate CSIRO_LF1 chromosome 7, AGI_CSIRO_Lferr_CH_V1, whole genome shotgun sequence genomic stretch:
- the LOC132065291 gene encoding cell division cycle protein 48 homolog isoform X3, with amino-acid sequence MNKVVRSNLRVRLGDVVSVHQCPDVKYGKRVHILPIDDTIEGLTGDLFDAFLKPYFLEAYRPLRKGDNFLVRGGMRSVEFKVIETDPGEYCVVAPDTEIFCEGEPVKREDEERLDEVGYDDVGGVRKQMAQIRELVELPLRHPQLFKFIGVKPPKGILLYGPPGSGKTLIARAVANETGAFFFCINGPEIMSKLAGESESNLRKAFEEAEKNAPSIIFIDEIDSIAPKREKTHGEVERRIVSQLLTLMDGLKSRAHVIVMGATNRPNSIDPALRRFGRFDREIDIGVPDEVGRLEVLRIHTKNMKLAEEVDLERISKDTHGYVGADLAALCTEAALQCIREKMDVIDLEDDNIDAEILNSMAVTNEHFQTALGTSNPSALRETVVEVPNVSWQDIGGLENVKRELQETVQYPVEHPEKFEKFGMSPSKGVLFYGPPGCGKTLLAKAIANECQANFISVKGPELLTMWFGESEANVREIFDKARQSAPCVLFFDELDSIATQRGSSVGDAGGAADRVLNQLLTEMDGMNAKKTVFIIGATNRPDIIDPALLRPGRLDQLIYIPLPDEDSRHQIFKACLRKSPLSKDIDLGALAKYTQGFSGADITEICQRACKYAIRENIEKDIERERRRKDNPDSMDEDVDDEVPEIKPAHFEESMKYARRSVSDADIRKYQAFAQTLQQSRGFGTEFRFPEASGRTAAADPFATSNAAADDDDLYS; translated from the exons ATGAACAAGGTGGTCCGTTCGAATTTGAGGGTTCGACTTGGAGATGTTGTATCTGTCCACCAGTGTCCAGATGTCAAGTATGGGAAGCGTGTCCACATACTTCCTATAGATGATACAATAGAAGGTCTCACAGGGGATCTGTTTGATGCATTCCTAAAAC CTTACTTTTTGGAGGCATATCGTCCTTTGAGGAAAGGGGACAATTTCCTTGTTAGAGGAGGGATGAGAAGTGTGGAATTCAAGGTCATAGAAACTGACCCTGGGGAGTATTGTGTTGTTGCCCCAGACACTGAAATCTTTTGTGAGGGTGAGCCTGTGAAAAGGGAGGATGAGGAGAGACTTGATGAAGTTGGCTATGATGATGTGGGTGGTGTGAGAAAACAGATGGCTCAGATTCGTGAACTGGTGGAATTACCATTGAGGCATCCTCAACTTTTCAAATTTATTGGTGTGAAACCACCAAAGGGGATTTTACTTTATGGACCCCCTGGTTCTGGAAAGACTCTGATAGCCAGAGCTGTCGCTAATGAAACAGGTGCATTTTTCTTTTGCATTAATGGACctgaaatcatgtccaaattGGCCGGAGAGAGTGAAAGTAATCTCAGGAAGGCATTCGAAGAGGCTGAAAAGAATGCTCCTTCGATCATatttattgatgaaattgattcaATTGCTCCCAAGCGAGAGAAGACACATGGTGAAGTTGAAAGGAGGATTGTCTCACAACTATTGACTCTGATGGATGGACTGAAATCTCGCGCTCATGTAATAGTGATGGGAGCTACCAACCGTCCAAACAGCATTGATCCTGCTCTGAGAAGGTTTGGTAGGTTTGATAGAGAAATAGACATTGGTGTCCCAGATGAAGTTGGACGTCTTGAAGTTCTTCGCATTCATACCAAGAATATGAAGCTTGCGGAAGAA GTCGATTTGGAAAGAATTTCGAAAGATACACATGGTTATGTTGGTGCAGATCTTGCTGCTCTTTGTACTGAAGCTGCACTTCAGTGCATTAGGGAGAAAATGGATGTCATTGATCTGGAAGATGACAATATTGATGCTGAGATTTTGAACTCAATGGCTGTAACAAATGAGCACTTCCAAACTGCTCTCGGTACAAGCAATCCGTCTGCATTGCGTGAAACA GTGGTTGAAGTGCCTAATGTGTCATGGCAAGACATTGGAGGCCTGGAAAATGTCAAACGAGAGCTTCAAGAG ACTGTTCAATATCCAGTGGAACACCCAGAGAAGTTTGAGAAGTTTGGTATGTCACCTTCAAAAGGTGTACTTTTCTATGGTCCCCCAGGATGTGGTAAAACTCTACTTGCCAAGGCAATTGCAAATGAATGTCAAGCCAATTTCATTAGTGTCAAAGGACCTGAGCTGCTCACCATGTGGTTTGGAGAGAGTGAGGCGAATGTTCGGGAAATTTTCGATAAAGCGAGACAATCTGCACCCTGCGTCCTCTTCTTTGATGAGCTTGACTCTATTGCTACTCAG AGGGGAAGCAGTGTTGGAGATGCTGGAGGAGCAGCTGATCGGGTTCTGAACCAACTTCTAACTGAAATGGATGGTATGAATGCAAAGAAGACTGTTTTTATAATTGGAGCCACAAACAGGCCTGATATAATTGACCCTGCACTTCTGCGACCTGGCCGTCTTGACCAGTTAATCTATATTCCTCTGCCGGATGAAGATTCACGCCATCAGATTTTCAAGGCATGTCTCAGAAAATCTCCCTTATCAAAGGATATTGATTTGGGAGCTCTCGCCAAATATACCCAGGGATTTAGTGGGGCTGATATCACTGAGATCTGTCAACGGGCCTGCAAATATGCCATAAGGGAGAACATAGAAAAA GATATAGAAAGGGAGAGGAGAAGAAAGGACAATCCGGATTCTATGGATGAGGATGTTGATGACGAAGTACCAGAGATCAAGCCCGCGCATTTTGAGGAGTCTATGAAGTATGCACGACGAAGTGTCAGTGATGCTGATATACGTAAATACCAGGCATTTGCTCAGACGTTACAGCAGTCCAGAGGTTTTGGAACAGAATTTCGGTTTCCTGAGGCTAGTGGCAGGACTGCTGCAGCTGACCCGTTTGCAACTTCTAATGCTGCAGCTGATGATGACGACCTGTATAGCTGA
- the LOC132065291 gene encoding cell division cycle protein 48 homolog isoform X2, whose amino-acid sequence MEKLQLFCGDTILIKGKKRKDTVVIALADETCDEPKIRMNKVVRSNLRVRLGDVVSVHQCPDVKYGKRVHILPIDDTIEGLTGDLFDAFLKPYFLEAYRPLRKGDNFLVRGGMRSVEFKVIETDPGEYCVVAPDTEIFCEGEPVKREDEERLDEVGYDDVGGVRKQMAQIRELVELPLRHPQLFKFIGVKPPKGILLYGPPGSGKTLIARAVANETGAFFFCINGPEIMSKLAGESESNLRKAFEEAEKNAPSIIFIDEIDSIAPKREKTHGEVERRIVSQLLTLMDGLKSRAHVIVMGATNRPNSIDPALRRFGRFDREIDIGVPDEVGRLEVLRIHTKNMKLAEEVDLERISKDTHGYVGADLAALCTEAALQCIREKMDVIDLEDDNIDAEILNSMAVTNEHFQTALGTSNPSALRETVVEVPNVSWQDIGGLENVKRELQETVQYPVEHPEKFEKFGMSPSKGVLFYGPPGCGKTLLAKAIANECQANFISVKGPELLTMWFGESEANVREIFDKARQSAPCVLFFDELDSIATQRGSSVGDAGGAADRVLNQLLTEMDGMNAKKTVFIIGATNRPDIIDPALLRPGRLDQLIYIPLPDEDSRHQIFKACLRKSPLSKDIDLGALAKYTQGFSGADITEICQRACKYAIRENIEKDIERERRRKDNPDSMDEDVDDEVPEIKPAHFEESMKYARRSVSDADIRKYQAFAQTLQQSRGFGTEFRFPEASGRTAAADPFATSNAAADDDDLYS is encoded by the exons ATGGAGAAACTTCAGCTTTTTTGTGGAGATACTATTCTCATTAAG ggcaagaagagaaaggaCACAGTTGTCATTGCCCTTGCTGATGAAACCTGTGATGAGCCAAAGATTAGGATGAACAAGGTGGTCCGTTCGAATTTGAGGGTTCGACTTGGAGATGTTGTATCTGTCCACCAGTGTCCAGATGTCAAGTATGGGAAGCGTGTCCACATACTTCCTATAGATGATACAATAGAAGGTCTCACAGGGGATCTGTTTGATGCATTCCTAAAAC CTTACTTTTTGGAGGCATATCGTCCTTTGAGGAAAGGGGACAATTTCCTTGTTAGAGGAGGGATGAGAAGTGTGGAATTCAAGGTCATAGAAACTGACCCTGGGGAGTATTGTGTTGTTGCCCCAGACACTGAAATCTTTTGTGAGGGTGAGCCTGTGAAAAGGGAGGATGAGGAGAGACTTGATGAAGTTGGCTATGATGATGTGGGTGGTGTGAGAAAACAGATGGCTCAGATTCGTGAACTGGTGGAATTACCATTGAGGCATCCTCAACTTTTCAAATTTATTGGTGTGAAACCACCAAAGGGGATTTTACTTTATGGACCCCCTGGTTCTGGAAAGACTCTGATAGCCAGAGCTGTCGCTAATGAAACAGGTGCATTTTTCTTTTGCATTAATGGACctgaaatcatgtccaaattGGCCGGAGAGAGTGAAAGTAATCTCAGGAAGGCATTCGAAGAGGCTGAAAAGAATGCTCCTTCGATCATatttattgatgaaattgattcaATTGCTCCCAAGCGAGAGAAGACACATGGTGAAGTTGAAAGGAGGATTGTCTCACAACTATTGACTCTGATGGATGGACTGAAATCTCGCGCTCATGTAATAGTGATGGGAGCTACCAACCGTCCAAACAGCATTGATCCTGCTCTGAGAAGGTTTGGTAGGTTTGATAGAGAAATAGACATTGGTGTCCCAGATGAAGTTGGACGTCTTGAAGTTCTTCGCATTCATACCAAGAATATGAAGCTTGCGGAAGAA GTCGATTTGGAAAGAATTTCGAAAGATACACATGGTTATGTTGGTGCAGATCTTGCTGCTCTTTGTACTGAAGCTGCACTTCAGTGCATTAGGGAGAAAATGGATGTCATTGATCTGGAAGATGACAATATTGATGCTGAGATTTTGAACTCAATGGCTGTAACAAATGAGCACTTCCAAACTGCTCTCGGTACAAGCAATCCGTCTGCATTGCGTGAAACA GTGGTTGAAGTGCCTAATGTGTCATGGCAAGACATTGGAGGCCTGGAAAATGTCAAACGAGAGCTTCAAGAG ACTGTTCAATATCCAGTGGAACACCCAGAGAAGTTTGAGAAGTTTGGTATGTCACCTTCAAAAGGTGTACTTTTCTATGGTCCCCCAGGATGTGGTAAAACTCTACTTGCCAAGGCAATTGCAAATGAATGTCAAGCCAATTTCATTAGTGTCAAAGGACCTGAGCTGCTCACCATGTGGTTTGGAGAGAGTGAGGCGAATGTTCGGGAAATTTTCGATAAAGCGAGACAATCTGCACCCTGCGTCCTCTTCTTTGATGAGCTTGACTCTATTGCTACTCAG AGGGGAAGCAGTGTTGGAGATGCTGGAGGAGCAGCTGATCGGGTTCTGAACCAACTTCTAACTGAAATGGATGGTATGAATGCAAAGAAGACTGTTTTTATAATTGGAGCCACAAACAGGCCTGATATAATTGACCCTGCACTTCTGCGACCTGGCCGTCTTGACCAGTTAATCTATATTCCTCTGCCGGATGAAGATTCACGCCATCAGATTTTCAAGGCATGTCTCAGAAAATCTCCCTTATCAAAGGATATTGATTTGGGAGCTCTCGCCAAATATACCCAGGGATTTAGTGGGGCTGATATCACTGAGATCTGTCAACGGGCCTGCAAATATGCCATAAGGGAGAACATAGAAAAA GATATAGAAAGGGAGAGGAGAAGAAAGGACAATCCGGATTCTATGGATGAGGATGTTGATGACGAAGTACCAGAGATCAAGCCCGCGCATTTTGAGGAGTCTATGAAGTATGCACGACGAAGTGTCAGTGATGCTGATATACGTAAATACCAGGCATTTGCTCAGACGTTACAGCAGTCCAGAGGTTTTGGAACAGAATTTCGGTTTCCTGAGGCTAGTGGCAGGACTGCTGCAGCTGACCCGTTTGCAACTTCTAATGCTGCAGCTGATGATGACGACCTGTATAGCTGA
- the LOC132065291 gene encoding cell division cycle protein 48 homolog isoform X1, whose translation MRLMMIILLLLNILFTMEKLQLFCGDTILIKGKKRKDTVVIALADETCDEPKIRMNKVVRSNLRVRLGDVVSVHQCPDVKYGKRVHILPIDDTIEGLTGDLFDAFLKPYFLEAYRPLRKGDNFLVRGGMRSVEFKVIETDPGEYCVVAPDTEIFCEGEPVKREDEERLDEVGYDDVGGVRKQMAQIRELVELPLRHPQLFKFIGVKPPKGILLYGPPGSGKTLIARAVANETGAFFFCINGPEIMSKLAGESESNLRKAFEEAEKNAPSIIFIDEIDSIAPKREKTHGEVERRIVSQLLTLMDGLKSRAHVIVMGATNRPNSIDPALRRFGRFDREIDIGVPDEVGRLEVLRIHTKNMKLAEEVDLERISKDTHGYVGADLAALCTEAALQCIREKMDVIDLEDDNIDAEILNSMAVTNEHFQTALGTSNPSALRETVVEVPNVSWQDIGGLENVKRELQETVQYPVEHPEKFEKFGMSPSKGVLFYGPPGCGKTLLAKAIANECQANFISVKGPELLTMWFGESEANVREIFDKARQSAPCVLFFDELDSIATQRGSSVGDAGGAADRVLNQLLTEMDGMNAKKTVFIIGATNRPDIIDPALLRPGRLDQLIYIPLPDEDSRHQIFKACLRKSPLSKDIDLGALAKYTQGFSGADITEICQRACKYAIRENIEKDIERERRRKDNPDSMDEDVDDEVPEIKPAHFEESMKYARRSVSDADIRKYQAFAQTLQQSRGFGTEFRFPEASGRTAAADPFATSNAAADDDDLYS comes from the exons ATGAGGTTAATGATGATAATTCTGTTGTTGCTTAACATCCTTTTTACTATGGAGAAACTTCAGCTCTTTTGTGGAGATACAATTCTCATTAAG ggcaagaagagaaaggaCACAGTTGTCATTGCCCTTGCTGATGAAACCTGTGATGAGCCAAAGATTAGGATGAACAAGGTGGTCCGTTCGAATTTGAGGGTTCGACTTGGAGATGTTGTATCTGTCCACCAGTGTCCAGATGTCAAGTATGGGAAGCGTGTCCACATACTTCCTATAGATGATACAATAGAAGGTCTCACAGGGGATCTGTTTGATGCATTCCTAAAAC CTTACTTTTTGGAGGCATATCGTCCTTTGAGGAAAGGGGACAATTTCCTTGTTAGAGGAGGGATGAGAAGTGTGGAATTCAAGGTCATAGAAACTGACCCTGGGGAGTATTGTGTTGTTGCCCCAGACACTGAAATCTTTTGTGAGGGTGAGCCTGTGAAAAGGGAGGATGAGGAGAGACTTGATGAAGTTGGCTATGATGATGTGGGTGGTGTGAGAAAACAGATGGCTCAGATTCGTGAACTGGTGGAATTACCATTGAGGCATCCTCAACTTTTCAAATTTATTGGTGTGAAACCACCAAAGGGGATTTTACTTTATGGACCCCCTGGTTCTGGAAAGACTCTGATAGCCAGAGCTGTCGCTAATGAAACAGGTGCATTTTTCTTTTGCATTAATGGACctgaaatcatgtccaaattGGCCGGAGAGAGTGAAAGTAATCTCAGGAAGGCATTCGAAGAGGCTGAAAAGAATGCTCCTTCGATCATatttattgatgaaattgattcaATTGCTCCCAAGCGAGAGAAGACACATGGTGAAGTTGAAAGGAGGATTGTCTCACAACTATTGACTCTGATGGATGGACTGAAATCTCGCGCTCATGTAATAGTGATGGGAGCTACCAACCGTCCAAACAGCATTGATCCTGCTCTGAGAAGGTTTGGTAGGTTTGATAGAGAAATAGACATTGGTGTCCCAGATGAAGTTGGACGTCTTGAAGTTCTTCGCATTCATACCAAGAATATGAAGCTTGCGGAAGAA GTCGATTTGGAAAGAATTTCGAAAGATACACATGGTTATGTTGGTGCAGATCTTGCTGCTCTTTGTACTGAAGCTGCACTTCAGTGCATTAGGGAGAAAATGGATGTCATTGATCTGGAAGATGACAATATTGATGCTGAGATTTTGAACTCAATGGCTGTAACAAATGAGCACTTCCAAACTGCTCTCGGTACAAGCAATCCGTCTGCATTGCGTGAAACA GTGGTTGAAGTGCCTAATGTGTCATGGCAAGACATTGGAGGCCTGGAAAATGTCAAACGAGAGCTTCAAGAG ACTGTTCAATATCCAGTGGAACACCCAGAGAAGTTTGAGAAGTTTGGTATGTCACCTTCAAAAGGTGTACTTTTCTATGGTCCCCCAGGATGTGGTAAAACTCTACTTGCCAAGGCAATTGCAAATGAATGTCAAGCCAATTTCATTAGTGTCAAAGGACCTGAGCTGCTCACCATGTGGTTTGGAGAGAGTGAGGCGAATGTTCGGGAAATTTTCGATAAAGCGAGACAATCTGCACCCTGCGTCCTCTTCTTTGATGAGCTTGACTCTATTGCTACTCAG AGGGGAAGCAGTGTTGGAGATGCTGGAGGAGCAGCTGATCGGGTTCTGAACCAACTTCTAACTGAAATGGATGGTATGAATGCAAAGAAGACTGTTTTTATAATTGGAGCCACAAACAGGCCTGATATAATTGACCCTGCACTTCTGCGACCTGGCCGTCTTGACCAGTTAATCTATATTCCTCTGCCGGATGAAGATTCACGCCATCAGATTTTCAAGGCATGTCTCAGAAAATCTCCCTTATCAAAGGATATTGATTTGGGAGCTCTCGCCAAATATACCCAGGGATTTAGTGGGGCTGATATCACTGAGATCTGTCAACGGGCCTGCAAATATGCCATAAGGGAGAACATAGAAAAA GATATAGAAAGGGAGAGGAGAAGAAAGGACAATCCGGATTCTATGGATGAGGATGTTGATGACGAAGTACCAGAGATCAAGCCCGCGCATTTTGAGGAGTCTATGAAGTATGCACGACGAAGTGTCAGTGATGCTGATATACGTAAATACCAGGCATTTGCTCAGACGTTACAGCAGTCCAGAGGTTTTGGAACAGAATTTCGGTTTCCTGAGGCTAGTGGCAGGACTGCTGCAGCTGACCCGTTTGCAACTTCTAATGCTGCAGCTGATGATGACGACCTGTATAGCTGA